In Phyllopteryx taeniolatus isolate TA_2022b chromosome 6, UOR_Ptae_1.2, whole genome shotgun sequence, one genomic interval encodes:
- the pklr gene encoding pyruvate kinase PKLR isoform X1, whose product MACDCLRPTARIRRYSEAMTLPDSFIQHQQLDASMADTFLEHLCLLDIDQEPITARNTSIVCTIGPASRSIPKLQEMVKAGMNIARLNFSHGSHEYHGETIKNVREAVETITSDPLYYRPVAIALDTKGPEIRTGLVNGKVEEEVKLEKGSHVRVVTAQSDKDATDGKTIWVDYPSLPQVLKRGGKIYIDDGLIGLKVVETGPDWVDTVVEANGVLCSRKGVNLPDCDLIGMKAVSEQDEADLRFGVAQGVDIVFASFIRSAQDVRDVRRALGLQGRDIKVISKVESRQGVQNIEEILAESDGVMVARGDLGIEIPAEKVFIAQKMMIGRCNSAGKPVICATQMLESMVSHPRPTRAESSDVANAVLDGADCVMLSGETAKGLFPVKAVAMMHSICREAEAAIFHQQLFEELRRLTPLSSDPTEVTAIGAVESSFKCCAGAIIVLTTSGRSAHLLSRYRPRCPIIAVTRSPQVARQSQLLRGVFPVIFHPLPAPVWADDVDNRVNFGMDIGKARGFFKEGDMVIVVTGWIPGSGHTNIMRAVNVT is encoded by the exons CTCGCATCCGACGCTACTCGGAGGCCATGACGCTGCCCGACTCTTTTATCCAGCACCAGCAGCTGGACGCCAGCATGGCCGACACCTTCCTGGAGCACCTGTGTCTTCTGGACATCGACCAGGAGCCCATCACGGCGCGCAACACCAGCATCGTCTGCACCATCG GTCCTGCTTCCCGATCCATTCCCAAACTCCAGGAGATGGTGAAAGCCGGGATGAACATCGCACGGTTGAATTTCTCTCATGGTTCAcacgag TACCACGGCGAAACCATCAAGAACGTCCGCGAGGCCGTGGAGACGATCACGTCTGACCCATTGTACTATCGTCCCGTGGCCATCGCTTTGGATACCAAAGGACCAGAGATCCGCACTGGATTAGTGAACGGG aaagtggaggaggaggtgaagcTGGAAAAGGGCAGCCATGTCCGTGTGGTGACGGCACAGAGTGACAAGGATGCCACAGATGGGAAGACCATCTGGGTGGACTATCCCAGCCTACCGCAGGTCCTGAAGAGGGGTGGCAAAATCTACATCGATGACGGCCTCATTGGACTTAAAGTTGTGGAAACGG GTCCAGACTGGGTGGACACGGTGGTGGAGGCCAACGGCGTGCTCTGCAGCCGCAAAGGCGTCAACTTGCCCGACTGCGACCTGATCGGCATGAAGGCGGTCAGCGAGCAGGACGAGGCCGACTTGAGGTTCGGCGTGGCGCAGGGCGTGGACATAGTGTTCGCCAGCTTCATCCGTTCGGCGCAGGATGTCCGGGACGTGAGGCGAGCCTTGGGGCTGCAGGGGAGGGATATCAAGGTGATCAGCAAGGTGGAGAGTCGCCAAGGAGTCCAGAA CATTGAGGAGATCTTGGCGGAAAGCGACGGCGTCATGGTCGCCAGGGGTGACCTGGGCATCGAGATCCCCGCCGAGAAAGTCTTCATCGCCCAGAAGATGATGATTGGCCGCTGCAACTCGGCTGGCAAGCCTGTCATCTGTGCCACGCAG atgCTGGAGAGCATGGTGTCCCACCCGCGGCCCACCCGAGCAGAGAGCAGTGACGTTGCCAACGCCGTGCTGGACGGAGCCGACTGCGTTATGTTATCTGGAGAGACCGCCAAGGGCCTGTTTCCCGTGAAGGCAGTCGCCATGATGcactcg ATCTGCAGAGAGGCAGAGGCGGCCATTTTCCACCAACAGCTATTTGAGGAGTTGCGCCGCCTGACTCCTCTGTCCTCCGACCCCACAGAGGTCACGGCCATCGGGGCCGTGGAGTCCTCCTTTAAGTGCTGCGCTGGTGCCATCATAGTCCTCACCACTAGTGGCAG GTCGGCACACCTCCTGTCCAGGTACCGGCCCCGTTGTCCAATCATTGCAGTCACCAGGAGCCCACAG gtgGCACGCCAGTCACAGCTGCTCCGAGGAGTCTTTCCTGTCATCTTCCACCCTCTGCCTGCGCCCGTCTGGGCGGACGATGTCGACAACCGGGTGAACTTTGGCATGGACATAG GGAAGGCGAGAGGATTCTTCAAAGAGGGGGACATGGTAATTGTGGTGACCGGCTGGATCCCGGGCTCTGGTCACACCAACATCATGAGGGCCGTCAACGTCACATAA
- the pklr gene encoding pyruvate kinase PKLR isoform X2, whose product MARIRRYSEAMTLPDSFIQHQQLDASMADTFLEHLCLLDIDQEPITARNTSIVCTIGPASRSIPKLQEMVKAGMNIARLNFSHGSHEYHGETIKNVREAVETITSDPLYYRPVAIALDTKGPEIRTGLVNGKVEEEVKLEKGSHVRVVTAQSDKDATDGKTIWVDYPSLPQVLKRGGKIYIDDGLIGLKVVETGPDWVDTVVEANGVLCSRKGVNLPDCDLIGMKAVSEQDEADLRFGVAQGVDIVFASFIRSAQDVRDVRRALGLQGRDIKVISKVESRQGVQNIEEILAESDGVMVARGDLGIEIPAEKVFIAQKMMIGRCNSAGKPVICATQMLESMVSHPRPTRAESSDVANAVLDGADCVMLSGETAKGLFPVKAVAMMHSICREAEAAIFHQQLFEELRRLTPLSSDPTEVTAIGAVESSFKCCAGAIIVLTTSGRSAHLLSRYRPRCPIIAVTRSPQVARQSQLLRGVFPVIFHPLPAPVWADDVDNRVNFGMDIGKARGFFKEGDMVIVVTGWIPGSGHTNIMRAVNVT is encoded by the exons CTCGCATCCGACGCTACTCGGAGGCCATGACGCTGCCCGACTCTTTTATCCAGCACCAGCAGCTGGACGCCAGCATGGCCGACACCTTCCTGGAGCACCTGTGTCTTCTGGACATCGACCAGGAGCCCATCACGGCGCGCAACACCAGCATCGTCTGCACCATCG GTCCTGCTTCCCGATCCATTCCCAAACTCCAGGAGATGGTGAAAGCCGGGATGAACATCGCACGGTTGAATTTCTCTCATGGTTCAcacgag TACCACGGCGAAACCATCAAGAACGTCCGCGAGGCCGTGGAGACGATCACGTCTGACCCATTGTACTATCGTCCCGTGGCCATCGCTTTGGATACCAAAGGACCAGAGATCCGCACTGGATTAGTGAACGGG aaagtggaggaggaggtgaagcTGGAAAAGGGCAGCCATGTCCGTGTGGTGACGGCACAGAGTGACAAGGATGCCACAGATGGGAAGACCATCTGGGTGGACTATCCCAGCCTACCGCAGGTCCTGAAGAGGGGTGGCAAAATCTACATCGATGACGGCCTCATTGGACTTAAAGTTGTGGAAACGG GTCCAGACTGGGTGGACACGGTGGTGGAGGCCAACGGCGTGCTCTGCAGCCGCAAAGGCGTCAACTTGCCCGACTGCGACCTGATCGGCATGAAGGCGGTCAGCGAGCAGGACGAGGCCGACTTGAGGTTCGGCGTGGCGCAGGGCGTGGACATAGTGTTCGCCAGCTTCATCCGTTCGGCGCAGGATGTCCGGGACGTGAGGCGAGCCTTGGGGCTGCAGGGGAGGGATATCAAGGTGATCAGCAAGGTGGAGAGTCGCCAAGGAGTCCAGAA CATTGAGGAGATCTTGGCGGAAAGCGACGGCGTCATGGTCGCCAGGGGTGACCTGGGCATCGAGATCCCCGCCGAGAAAGTCTTCATCGCCCAGAAGATGATGATTGGCCGCTGCAACTCGGCTGGCAAGCCTGTCATCTGTGCCACGCAG atgCTGGAGAGCATGGTGTCCCACCCGCGGCCCACCCGAGCAGAGAGCAGTGACGTTGCCAACGCCGTGCTGGACGGAGCCGACTGCGTTATGTTATCTGGAGAGACCGCCAAGGGCCTGTTTCCCGTGAAGGCAGTCGCCATGATGcactcg ATCTGCAGAGAGGCAGAGGCGGCCATTTTCCACCAACAGCTATTTGAGGAGTTGCGCCGCCTGACTCCTCTGTCCTCCGACCCCACAGAGGTCACGGCCATCGGGGCCGTGGAGTCCTCCTTTAAGTGCTGCGCTGGTGCCATCATAGTCCTCACCACTAGTGGCAG GTCGGCACACCTCCTGTCCAGGTACCGGCCCCGTTGTCCAATCATTGCAGTCACCAGGAGCCCACAG gtgGCACGCCAGTCACAGCTGCTCCGAGGAGTCTTTCCTGTCATCTTCCACCCTCTGCCTGCGCCCGTCTGGGCGGACGATGTCGACAACCGGGTGAACTTTGGCATGGACATAG GGAAGGCGAGAGGATTCTTCAAAGAGGGGGACATGGTAATTGTGGTGACCGGCTGGATCCCGGGCTCTGGTCACACCAACATCATGAGGGCCGTCAACGTCACATAA